The DNA segment ggcagaggcagaggcaggaggaccgagtccaaagccaacctcagcaacttagcagggctctaagcaacttaggagaacctgtcttaaaataaaaaacaaaaaagggctggggatgtggctcagcaggtagggccctgggttcaatccctggtacaaaaaaaaaaaaagcccaccaAATCCACAGCCCAGAGAGGCAGTCTCAAAAAGCCAAGACAAAGCCTGCAGGTTAAGGGCTGGCACCACCAAGGACAAGCCTGCAGGGACAGGCTGCAGGGGATCTACCATTTTTCCCAGAAGCCCCTTTCAGTCCTCTCACCTGGACTTCCCCTGCAGGAGGCCACCTGCGGGCCACCATCAGGATGTGAAAGGAAAGTGCAGACAGGAAGCCACCGTGGCACTGTCATCACAAGCAGCTAAGGAACTGACCTCACCCGTCACCCAGCTGGCTACTGCCCAGGGTGACCTGGACATTCCCAGAGAAGTGGGCGCCACGGGCTCCAAGGCCTGGTGTGCTGCACAGCACGGTGCCCACACGATGCCTGGCCCCCGTCTGCTTCCTGCACCAAATCGGAAGCCAGCCAGCGGGCCTGCAGCCTTCGTGGTTTGCTGGGCACTTTGGGCATGCCTAACAGCAGGGGTTGGCCACACCAGCACATGCCTAGTGCCCTGTCCAAAGTGTGGACAGGCAGCAGAGGCGAGCCCTGCCTCAGAAACACAGTGGGCCTCCACAGGCTGGGGCAGGGCTAAGAGGACAGAGGAGCTGGGCAAGTCTCCCAGGGAGAAGGCAGGTGTGGGGACAGTGGCCACTGCCTAGGGAGGCGTACCACCAGTGTGGTCAGGATGGGAGAGAaaagacactgggtttgatcccagcttCCAGGAGAGCCCAGGCTCCTGTGCAGAGGGCAGAGAGCTCGGTGCAGGCCCACACCCCCCAGAGGCAGCGCAGGGCACTCCCCGGGCAGGGTGCCGGTGCTGGCAGTgtggggggagggaggctgggcagccctgggaagggagggctggggagtggGAGACCAGGAGGCAGACCTTGTGTGCAGCGTGAGCATGCACACGTGACCACGTGGCATGTGACGTGTGCACCTGTCATTCAGCTCTGGCGTGTACACATGAGTGCCTGGCGTGGGGAGTAGGTTCTGGAGAGGGCAGCTGGTGAGAGTGCCCGGGGGCTTCAGAGACGCACCTAGAAGGTCTGGGCAAGGGGTGGTGCAGGGGCCCCCCAGGGGGCTGGCGGGGAGCCAGAGGGCGGTGGCGGGCCTCAGCCACCTGTGCACCTGCCCTTACTGCCCGTTGGCACATGTGGTGCCCCCGCAGAACCTTccagcagcccctccccagcccactcaCGTGGCGATGGGCACGAGGAACTGGTAGGCACCGCGGAAGAGCACAAAGGCCGCGTAGCAGAGCCAGATGTTGTGGGTGCTGTACATGAGGAAGATCAGCCCAGCCTGCGTGGCCGTGACGCTCGCGATGACCGCCTTCGACCACAGGGCCCAGCGGATACTCACAAAGCCCGCAGCAAAGGATGTGATGGCACCTGGGGACAAGTGCCACACTAGGCCAGGTGGAGCaaagggaggccagggaggggctggggaggcgcAGGCTGTGCAGGCTGCTTCCAGGGGCGGGGAGGCAGCTGGCGTCGGGTGGGGTGCCCGCCATACTGGGTTTGGGTGGGGGGCTGGCCATGCCAGGGCTCCACATACCTAGCAGTGTGGAGGCGGCGTCGGCCGCGCCATTGTAGACCTGCGTGCTGTCTTTGGTGGGATGCACCACGTTCCACAGGATGTGCACGTAGTAGACTATCAGGTAGTAGCCGGCAGAATTGAAGATCCACCAGAGGGACCATAGGCGCAACTGTGGCCGCCGCACACTGCTCAGCAGCTCCTGTAACATGTGCACCAGGAAGGAGTCCCTGCAGGCGCCCAGGACACGTCCCAGCTTCCCGCGCACAGGCTGGTCCGGGCTGGGGTGCATCTGGTCCAGCTCGCGGGGCGAGGCTCCGTGTGCAGGCGCACTGCGGTTGAAGAAGAGGCTGCGCTTGGGACGCTTCAGGAAGAGGGCCAGAACCAGGCTGAAGGCGAGGAAGGCCAGGGTGATGCAGTTGAGCGTGGAGAAGGACATCTGGCCCACAGTGACGAGCAGCTGGCCCAGCACAGAGCTGGTGAAGACGCCCAGCAGCACCGCGGTCCTCGAGTAGCTGGCCATGCGCTGGTAGCGTGCGGGGTGCACCAGGGAGAAGATGTAGGAGGAGTAGGCAATGCGGGCGGCCATGGTAATGCTGAAGAAGACCTCCATAAGCTGCATGTGCCACACGGAGtggcccagcagcagcagcagccacacgCACACGAAGCTCAGGCCCTGCAGCAGCAGCACCGGCTTGTAGCGCAGGTAGTCAGTGAGCAGGAAGACCGGCACCAGCACGGCCAGGTAGGAGTAGGGCAGCACCGGGACGACCTCGTTGGTCACCTGCGACAGGCAGGAGCACTCTGCTAAGTGCACGGGCGACCAAGCAGGGGCCCACCCTG comes from the Sciurus carolinensis chromosome 9, mSciCar1.2, whole genome shotgun sequence genome and includes:
- the Slc19a1 gene encoding reduced folate transporter isoform X2, which encodes MVPSSQVAEKEAPEEPGPGCELQSWRCLVFYLCFYGFMAQMRPGESFITPYLLGPEKNFTPEQVTNEVVPVLPYSYLAVLVPVFLLTDYLRYKPVLLLQGLSFVCVWLLLLLGHSVWHMQLMEVFFSITMAARIAYSSYIFSLVHPARYQRMASYSRTAVLLGVFTSSVLGQLLVTVGQMSFSTLNCITLAFLAFSLVLALFLKRPKRSLFFNRSAPAHGASPRELDQMHPSPDQPVRGKLGRVLGACRDSFLVHMLQELLSSVRRPQLRLWSLWWIFNSAGYYLIVYYVHILWNVVHPTKDSTQVYNGAADAASTLLGAITSFAAGFVSIRWALWSKAVIASVTATQAGLIFLMYSTHNIWLCYAAFVLFRGAYQFLVPIATFHIASSLSKELCALVFGVNTFLATILKTSITLVVSNKRGLHLSVNCQFHIYFVYFLVLSIIYFSGAALDGLRHFQRGCHQPLPLQELRSPSEEKAVQAQSIQQDQGLLQPLEDSTEDSLGTSGPVAKA
- the Slc19a1 gene encoding reduced folate transporter isoform X1; amino-acid sequence: MSAWRGPRSVGYQGSWVCCLQCPPGLSVGLGSMVPSSQVAEKEAPEEPGPGCELQSWRCLVFYLCFYGFMAQMRPGESFITPYLLGPEKNFTPEQVTNEVVPVLPYSYLAVLVPVFLLTDYLRYKPVLLLQGLSFVCVWLLLLLGHSVWHMQLMEVFFSITMAARIAYSSYIFSLVHPARYQRMASYSRTAVLLGVFTSSVLGQLLVTVGQMSFSTLNCITLAFLAFSLVLALFLKRPKRSLFFNRSAPAHGASPRELDQMHPSPDQPVRGKLGRVLGACRDSFLVHMLQELLSSVRRPQLRLWSLWWIFNSAGYYLIVYYVHILWNVVHPTKDSTQVYNGAADAASTLLGAITSFAAGFVSIRWALWSKAVIASVTATQAGLIFLMYSTHNIWLCYAAFVLFRGAYQFLVPIATFHIASSLSKELCALVFGVNTFLATILKTSITLVVSNKRGLHLSVNCQFHIYFVYFLVLSIIYFSGAALDGLRHFQRGCHQPLPLQELRSPSEEKAVQAQSIQQDQGLLQPLEDSTEDSLGTSGPVAKA